In the Candidatus Electrothrix rattekaaiensis genome, one interval contains:
- a CDS encoding type II toxin-antitoxin system VapC family toxin: MAFIYADSCIIIYLIEGDFKRRERIAEYLLRSDSAPNRIGFSDLTRMECLIHPVREGNVQLRSAYEEFFSGPCSDYIPLTSEVFDKATELRAEYSLKTPDAIHLAAALVSGCDVFLTNDLRLNRVDVEISLEVPPL, encoded by the coding sequence ATGGCCTTCATTTACGCAGATAGCTGCATTATTATTTACCTGATAGAAGGTGATTTCAAGCGAAGAGAACGAATTGCGGAATATCTCTTGCGTTCCGATTCTGCACCGAACCGAATCGGTTTTTCTGATCTGACCCGCATGGAATGCCTGATTCATCCTGTTCGTGAAGGGAATGTGCAGTTGCGTTCCGCTTACGAAGAATTTTTCAGCGGCCCTTGCTCTGATTATATCCCGTTAACTTCCGAAGTTTTTGACAAGGCGACAGAACTCCGGGCCGAATATAGCCTCAAAACACCCGATGCAATTCATCTGGCTGCTGCTCTGGTCAGCGGATGTGATGTATTTCTGACAAATGATCTTCGGCTCAACAGAGTTGATGTCGAAATTTCCCTTGAAGTCCCTCCGCTTTAA